The DNA segment CCGGCAACCAGCTTCGCGCCAAAGCCGGGCTCTTTGTACTCTTTGCCATACTCTTTGTCATAGTCGGCGCGCGAAAAATTGTAAAGGAACTTCTCCTGCGTCATGCCGGGGTGCGCTTTGGTGATGTCATCCTTTTTCAACTCCCACGCCACGCGCGTCATCTCGGGAATCAAGCCGCTGACCGTGCGCCGGTAAGTGCCGATGGCCAGATCGAGGCTGACGAATTGATCTTTCAATTCCAGCCCATAGGTCTTTAGAAAGGCGCGCGACAGCACGTCTTTCGATACCTTGAAGCCGATGAAATCGTGATAAGAGTCCGACGCATAATTGCCGCGCGCCACCTGCACGACATCAAACCCGAACTCGGTTTTAATGTGCGCCGTCGGGTCTTCGACGTAGGTGACTTCGTTGCCATATCGAGCGCGCAGCTTCGGGTAGGCAATCGGCACGGCGCGATTGACGCCGAGGGCGTGGCCGTCGTTATCCGCCGCATAGTGGGCCAGCGCGCCGAGCGCGAAAGCATACTCGTTGAGGTCTTGAGATTCGGCGAGCAGGGCTTCGATGAAGTCGCCGCTGCGGACGTAATGCGCCAGGTCTGTGAAGAATTTGCTGCCGAACGGATAATAGCCCATGTCCTGAATGATCGCGCCGCCGTAGGCGTAGGCGTGCGCCTCGCGCAGTTGTTCTTCGGTGGCCTGGGGAAAACGTTTCAAGAGCAGCGGCCTGAGCGAATCCTTCCAGGTGGTATCAATGATCGCTTGATGCGAGAGTACCGAATAACCGAGCGATGCCTGCGCCAGCAGCAGCGTCAGCGATAGCAGGACGACCGCGCGCGAGATTTTAAGTAAGCACTTATTCATGTTACTTCTCGACCTGATGATGTAGCGATAACAGGCAAGCCGTCATCGTCTTCGTCCCGAAAAAGAACGAATCACACGCGGCAACGGCCCACGCCAGGGTAAAACGCAAATCCGATGCCCGCCGGCGTCGCCATGCCCGGCGCGCGCCGTTTGCGATATACTACGGAGGTCGAATTTACGAAAGCAGCCGACTCCGTTCTATGCTTGTTATCCCGGCCATTGATCTGAAAGGCGGTCGCTGCGTGCGGCTGACGGAAGGGCGCGAGGCGAGCGCCAAAGTCTATGACCGCGACCCGCTCGAAGTGGCGCGCGTTTATGAGAAGGCCGGCGCGTCGCTGATTCACGTCGTTGATCTGGATGGCGCCTTTCACGGCGCCGCCTCGGCGAACCTGCAAATCATCAAGCGCATTAACGGCGAGGTCGCTATCCCCATTGAAGTCGGCGGCGGATTGCGCTCGCTCGCCGACATCGAATTCCTGCTGCGCGATGTCGGGGCGCGCTACGCCATCCTCGGCACGGTCGCCGTCGAACAGCCTGACCTGCTGCGCGCCGCCGTCGCCGCCTTCGGCGATGCCATTGTCGTCGGCATCGATGCGCGCGAAGGCCAGGTGGCGACGCGTGGCTGGACCGCCGCGACGCGCGTTGATGCGGTTGATCTGGCTTGCGAGGTCGCCGCCCTCGGCGTCGAGCGAATCATCTACACAGACATTGCGCGCGATGGCCGTTTGAAAGGGCCGAACCTGGAAACGACGCGCGAGCTTGCCCGGCGGTCGGCGGCGCGCGTCACCGCCTCGGGCGGCGTCGGCTCGCTCGAAGACATCACCCATGTCGCTCAACTGGAGAGCGATGGCGTCGACGCGGTGATCGTCGGCAAGGCGCTTTATGAAAACCGCTTCACCTTGAAACAGGCTCTCCGAGCCGCTTTAAAGACATCGTGAGCGATTGATCCATGCTGGCCAAACGCATCATCCCATGCCTGGACGTAGACCGCGGGCGCGTCGTCAAAGGGATTCGCTTCGTTGACCTCGTTGACGCCGGCGATCCGGTCGAGCAAGCCCGCCGCTACGACCGCGAAGGCGCTGACGAGCTGGTCTTCCTCGATATCACGGCGTCAAGTGACAGCCGCGACCTGGTGTATGACATGGCGCGCCGCGTCGCCGACACCATCTTCATCCCTTTCACCGTGGGCGGCGGCATCCGCACCGTCGAAGACATGCGGCGGATGCTGGCGTCGGGCGCGGACAAAGTCTCGGTCAACACCGCCGCCATCAACGAACCGGCGATCATCACCGAAGGCGCGCAGGCTTTCGGCTCGCAAGCCATCGTCGTGGCGATTGACGCCAGGCGCTGCGCACCGAATAGCGACGCGGGGACGCGGGAACGCGGAGACGCGGAGAAAGAACAAACAGCCGGGAGCGAAGCAGCCGTCGCCCTGTCGCCGCGTCCCCGCGTCTCCGCGTCTCCCCGGTGGGAGGTCTACACGCACGGCGGGCGCAAGCCGGCGGGGATCGATGTGATCGAATGGGCGCGGCGTGTTGAAGCGCTGGGCGGCGGCGAAATCCTGCTGACGAGTATGGACTGTGACGGCACGCGCGACGGTTACGACATCGAGTTGACGCGCGCGGTCGCCGAGGCGGTTTCGATTCCGGTGATCGCTTCGGGCGGCGCCGGCACGCTCGAACATCTTTACGAAGCCTTGAGCGCGGGGCGCGCTTCGGCGGTGCTGGCCGCATCAATCTTTCATTTCGGCGAATTCACCATCGCGCAAGCGAAAGATTACCTGCGGGCGCGCGGCCTGCCGGTGCGTTGAGTCACGCGCGAGAGACCAACAATGCAAAGCTCACTGATTGACGATGTGCATTTTGATGAGCGCGGCCTGGTGCCGGCGGTGGTGCAGGATGCGGCGACCGGCGAAGTGCTAATGCTCGCTTATATGAATCGCGAATCGCTCGTGAAGACGCTGGCGACTCGCGAGACATGGTTCTGGAGCCGTTCACGCGGCGAGCTCTGGCACAAAGGCGCGACCTCGGGCAACACCCAGCGCGTCGTTTCACTGGCCGTTGATTGCGACGGCGACACCTTGCTCGTCGGAGTCGAACCGCGCGGCCCGGCCTGTCACACGGGCGCGCGGGCCTGCTTCTTTCGCACGCTTGAGCAGCGCTAAAAACTTCTCGCCTGCCCTGTAGTTTGTTCTTTCACTTTGCCGCCGCCTGATCGGCCTTTTCGAGCATCGGCTTGAGGTATTGATAGACCGTGTCGGCAACGATGCGCGCCCCTTCGCGATTCGGATGAATGCCGTCCGCCTGGTTCATGGATTGAATGCCGGCGACGCGGTCGAGAAGAAAAGGGATCAGCGTCACGTTATGTGCTTTCGCCAGCTCGCTGAAAGCGCCGTGCGTCCAGCGGCGGTAATCGATGCCTGAACTGGTCGGCGCTTCCATGCCGGCGAGCAGCACCTGTGCGCCGCGCGCTTTGGCGCGCTCGATGATCGTGCTCAAATTCTTCTTCATCTCTTCGATAGGCTGGCCGCGCAGAATGTCGTTAGCGCCCAGCTCAAGGATGACGACTTTGACATCGCCGCCTTCCAGCGACCAGTCAATGCGCCGCACGCCGCCCGCCGAGGTGTCGCCGGAAATGCCGGCGTTGACCACTTCATAATCGAAGCCATCTGCCGCCAGCTTCTTCTGCAACAGCGACGGGTAGCTCTCTTCAGGGCTCAAGCCATATCCGGCGGTCAGGCTGTCGCCGAATGCGACGATCTTCGCTACACTCTTAACTGGCTTCGCAGGCGATTCAGTGGCCGGCGGCGGCGGCGGCGCGCCTTTCGACGGCCCGCCTTTGCATGCCGCGGCGGCTGCGAGCGCGCATAATAAAAGGCCAAACAGAATGACTCTCATACGGAAATTATAGCAGCCCGCGCCCGGCGCGCGGCGAGAATGTAGCAGGCGGAAATAGCGGATGATCGAACTCTACAACGTTTCAAAGATCGTGCCTTCGGGCGCAGAGATGCTGACGATTCTTTACGCGCTCGACCTGCGCATCCCCGACGGCCAGTTCGTCAGCATCGTCGGCCCGTCGGGGAGCGGCAAGTCTACGCTGCTCGGTTTGATTGCCGGGCTGGACGCGCCGAGCGCCGGCGAGATCACCATCGACGGCGAAAACATCACCGCGATGAACGAAGATCAACTGGCCGAGCTGCGCGGCGAAAAGCTCGGCTTTGTCTTTCAATCGTTTCACCTGATCCCGTCGCTAACGGCGCTGGAAAACATCCTCGTGCCGATGGAGATTCGCGGTCTGCGCGACGCCCGCGAGCGCGCTCAATCCTTGCTTGAAGACGTTGATCTGGTCGCCCGCGCTCACCATTACCCGGCGCAACTGTCGGGCGGCGAGCAACAGCGTGTCGCCATCGCGCGCGCCTTTGCCAACAACCCGACGATCTTATTGGCCGACGAGCCGACCGGCAATCTCGATTCGCGAAACGGGCAGCACGTCTTCGAGATGATGGTCGAG comes from the Blastocatellia bacterium genome and includes:
- a CDS encoding zinc dependent phospholipase C family protein — encoded protein: MNKCLLKISRAVVLLSLTLLLAQASLGYSVLSHQAIIDTTWKDSLRPLLLKRFPQATEEQLREAHAYAYGGAIIQDMGYYPFGSKFFTDLAHYVRSGDFIEALLAESQDLNEYAFALGALAHYAADNDGHALGVNRAVPIAYPKLRARYGNEVTYVEDPTAHIKTEFGFDVVQVARGNYASDSYHDFIGFKVSKDVLSRAFLKTYGLELKDQFVSLDLAIGTYRRTVSGLIPEMTRVAWELKKDDITKAHPGMTQEKFLYNFSRADYDKEYGKEYKEPGFGAKLVAGIVRVLPKVGPLKPLNFKPPTPEAERLFIESFNAALERYRALLAQARTGKLDLQNTDFDTGRPVRAGEYKLADDTYAKLLEKLAKHDFENTGPELRRNLLAFYNDPNAPNATKRDKDDWRATQRALNQLKAMQGQPASARKQ
- the hisA gene encoding 1-(5-phosphoribosyl)-5-[(5-phosphoribosylamino)methylideneamino]imidazole-4-carboxamide isomerase, which produces MLVIPAIDLKGGRCVRLTEGREASAKVYDRDPLEVARVYEKAGASLIHVVDLDGAFHGAASANLQIIKRINGEVAIPIEVGGGLRSLADIEFLLRDVGARYAILGTVAVEQPDLLRAAVAAFGDAIVVGIDAREGQVATRGWTAATRVDAVDLACEVAALGVERIIYTDIARDGRLKGPNLETTRELARRSAARVTASGGVGSLEDITHVAQLESDGVDAVIVGKALYENRFTLKQALRAALKTS
- the hisF gene encoding imidazole glycerol phosphate synthase subunit HisF, translated to MLAKRIIPCLDVDRGRVVKGIRFVDLVDAGDPVEQARRYDREGADELVFLDITASSDSRDLVYDMARRVADTIFIPFTVGGGIRTVEDMRRMLASGADKVSVNTAAINEPAIITEGAQAFGSQAIVVAIDARRCAPNSDAGTRERGDAEKEQTAGSEAAVALSPRPRVSASPRWEVYTHGGRKPAGIDVIEWARRVEALGGGEILLTSMDCDGTRDGYDIELTRAVAEAVSIPVIASGGAGTLEHLYEALSAGRASAVLAASIFHFGEFTIAQAKDYLRARGLPVR
- a CDS encoding arylesterase; its protein translation is MRVILFGLLLCALAAAAACKGGPSKGAPPPPPATESPAKPVKSVAKIVAFGDSLTAGYGLSPEESYPSLLQKKLAADGFDYEVVNAGISGDTSAGGVRRIDWSLEGGDVKVVILELGANDILRGQPIEEMKKNLSTIIERAKARGAQVLLAGMEAPTSSGIDYRRWTHGAFSELAKAHNVTLIPFLLDRVAGIQSMNQADGIHPNREGARIVADTVYQYLKPMLEKADQAAAK
- a CDS encoding ABC transporter ATP-binding protein; this encodes MIELYNVSKIVPSGAEMLTILYALDLRIPDGQFVSIVGPSGSGKSTLLGLIAGLDAPSAGEITIDGENITAMNEDQLAELRGEKLGFVFQSFHLIPSLTALENILVPMEIRGLRDARERAQSLLEDVDLVARAHHYPAQLSGGEQQRVAIARAFANNPTILLADEPTGNLDSRNGQHVFEMMVEMNRRRRATLVLVTHDHELAALADRRIVLREGRVYSDSHAPAVESPAAGSEMEATR